In Lates calcarifer isolate ASB-BC8 linkage group LG4, TLL_Latcal_v3, whole genome shotgun sequence, a genomic segment contains:
- the ankrd45 gene encoding ankyrin repeat domain-containing protein 45 → MTSIQEEMFKCVLSGDLETLRQYLEGEPVPEEPQERDLFGEKDECGRSALLTASMLGRSAIVRELVRHGARVNEQTVRGYSSLHLAACWGHVETVRTLLDLEADTQAKTFRGERPVDLARRYSKTDCVDCLVLAEAKQDLMSYLTFVKDTINDSERNLTKEEKNICMRLCSSKSDWIHSIKNPTVSDFAAQREDMENTLQPILSKLSS, encoded by the exons ATGACATCGATCCAGGAGGaaatgtttaagtgtgtgttgtCCGGAGacctggaaaccctcagacagTATTTGGAGGGTGAGCCTGTCCCAGAGGAGCCGCAGGAGAGGGATTTGTTCGGAGAGAAGGATGAGTGTGGGAGGAGTGCCCTGCTAACCGCCAGCATGTTGGGACGGAGCGCCATCGTCCGAGAGCTGGTCAGGCACGGAGCCCGGGTCAACGAGCAGACTGTCCGGG GTTATTCATCACTGCACCTCGCTGCTTGCTGGGGCCACGTGGAGACAGTGAGGACCCTGCTCGATTTGGAGGCTGACACACAGGCCAAGACCTTCAGAGGGGAGAGGCCTGTAGACCTGGCCAGGAGATACTCTAAGACAGACTGCGTTGACTGTCTCGTCCTGGCAG AAGCTAAACAGGACCTGATGTCATATCTAACCTTTGTTAAAGACACTATTAATGATTCAGAGAGGAACCTCACAAAGGAGGAGAAG AACATCTGTATGCGTCTATGCTCTTCCAAGTCTGACTGGATTCACAGTATTAAAAACCCAACAGTGTCAGACTTCGCAGCCCAAAGGGAAGACATGGAGAACACTCTTCAGCCTATCCTCAGCAAGCTCAG CAGCTGA
- the tmem70 gene encoding transmembrane protein 70, mitochondrial, which yields MFSITILRRLRPCIVSQSLSYIHSTAARHGASLPVSCFRGISGKQLHVIRRSFLQINNKAQSHCLSTRSVSTPTQSEDGKLIYTGTLGVAVRGVKLFSYSTSGASLVLMPQILLKTGLGVQSFALQAAFCGVIGFFTFLTPVLLHLITKGYVVRLYHNPDGDTYTAITYSIFLTEKKTVFHQSQVRIPAVSKMFTTFYANSTGLLVNPDLFAVPHDYNHLMGYDKPFSFHTDDMDRPDQS from the exons ATGTTCTCTATAACTATCCTGCGCAGATTACGACCCTGTATTGTTTCTCAGTCGCTCAGTTACATTCACAGTACAGCCGCGCGACATGGCGCGTCGCTTCCTGTGTCGTGTTTCAGAGGAATCAGTGGGAAACAGCTTCATGTTATCAGAAGGTCGTTCCTCCAGATAAACAACAAG GCACAGTCCCACTGTCTGTCCACCCGCTCTGTCTCCACACCGACCCAGTCTGAGGATGGGAAGCTCATTTATACTGGCACCCTGGGCGTTGCTGTTCGAG GGGTAAAACTGTTCTCTTACAGCACCAGCGGGGCCAGCCTCGTCCTCATGCCCCAAATCCTCCTGAAGACCGGACTGGGAGTCCAGAGCTTTGCCCTGCAGGCTGCTTTCTGTGGAGTCATCGGCTTCTTCACCTTCCTCACCCccgtcctcctccacctcattaCCAAAGGCTATGTGGTCCGCCTGTATCACAACCCAGATGGAGACACCTACACCGCCATCACCTACAGCATCttcctcacagaaaaaaagactgtgtTCCACCAGAGCCAGGTCAGGATCCCTGCCGTCAGCAAGATGTTCACCACTTTCTACGCCAACAGCACGGGGCTGCTGGTGAACCCGGACCTGTTCGCCGTCCCACACGACTACAATCACCTGATGGGATATGACAAGCCCTTCAGCTTCCACACAGATGACATGGACAGACCAGATCAGAGCTGA
- the LOC108896681 gene encoding cytochrome P450 7A1, whose protein sequence is MILSVALIWAVVVGLCCLLWLAVGIRRRQPGEPTVENGLIPYLGCALQFGANPLQFLHSRQKKYGHIFTCKIAGQYIHFLCDPFSYHSVIRQGRHLDWRKFHFATSVKAFGHDSFDPRHGHTTENLHQTFLKTLQGEALPSLIETMMAHLQDVMLRSDTLSPSKDQWEVDGIFAFCYKVMFESGYLTLFGKELGEDKCQARQAAQKALVLNALENFKEFDKIFPALVAGLPIHVFKSAYSARENLAKTMHAEKLSKRENVSDLISMRMILNDSLSTFNDVSKARTHVALLWASQANTLPATFWSLFYMIRSPDAMKAAREEVQKVLEDAGLRVDPSDPTLTLTREQLDNMPVMDSIIKEAMRLSSASMNVRVAKEDFLLHLDNQEAYRIRKDDVIALYPPMLHYDPEIYEDPYEYKFDRFLDEKGQEKTTFYRSGRRLRYYYMPFGSGVTKCPGRFFAVYEIKQFLSLVLSYFDMELLDPAIKVPPLDQSRAGLGILQPTYDVDFRYKLKSTH, encoded by the exons TTACAATTTGGGGCCAACCCTCTCCAGTTCCTCCACAGCCGACAGAAGAAGTATGGCCATATTTTCACCTGCAAGATTGCAGGCCAGTACATTCACTTCCTGTGTGACCCCTTCTCCTACCACTCAGTCATCAGACAGGGGAGGCACTTGGATTGGAGGAAGTTCCATTTTGCTACATCTGTCAAG GCATTCGGCCATGACAGCTTTGACCCTCGCCATGGCCACACCACAGAGAACCTCCACCAAACCTTTCTGAAGACCCTGCAGGGTGAGGCTCTACCCTCCCTGATAGAGACCATGATGGCTCATCTCCAGGATGTCATGCTGAGGTCAGACACACTCAGCCCTAGCAAGGACCAATGGGAAGTGGATGGCATCTTTGCTTTCTGCTACAAG GTCATGTTTGAGTCTGGCTACCTGACGCTTTTTGGTAAAGAGCTTGGTGAAGATAAGTGTCAGGCAAGGCAGGCAGCACAGAAAGCCTTGGTACTCAACGCTTTGGAGAACTTCAAAGAGTTTGACAAGATCTTCCCAGCGCTGGTGGCTGGTCTGCCCATCCATGTCTTCAAGAGTGCTTACAGTGCCAGAGAG AACCTGGCAAAGACCATGCATGCTGAAAAGTTGTCCAAGAGGGAGAACGTGTCTGATCTGATCTCCATGAGGATGATCTTGAATGATTCCTTATCTACCTTCAATGACGTGAGCAAGGCAAGAACTCACGTCGCTCTGCTTTGGGCTTCACAGGCTAACACTCTGCCTGCAACCTTCTGGAGTCTCTTTTATATGATCAG GAGTCCAGATGCTATGAAAGCAGCACGCGAAGAAGTGCAGAAAGTTCTGGAGGATGCAGGTCTGAGGGTTGACCCCAGTGACCCCACACTGACCCTTACCAGGGAACAGCTGGACAACATGCCTGTTATGG ACAGCATCATAAAGGAAGCTATGCGTCTTTCCAGTGCATCTATGAATGTGCGTGTTGCCAAAGAAGACTTCCTGCTTCACCTCGACAACCAAGAAGCTTACCGCATCAGGAAAGATGATGTCATTGCCCTATATCCTCCCATGCTGCACTACGATCCAGAAATCTATGAGGATCCCTAT GAGTACAAGTTTGACCGTTTCCTGGATGAGAAGGGTCAGGAGAAAACCACTTTTTACCGCAGCGGACGGCGGCTGCGTTATTACTACATGCCCTTTGGCTCCGGGGTCACCAAATGCCCTGGCAGATTTTTTGCTGTGTATGAGATCAAGCAGTTCCTCTCTCTGGTGCTGTCCTACTTTGACATGGAACTATTAGACCCTGCTATCAAAGTCCCACCTCTTGATCAGTCCCGTGCTGGGCTGGGAATCCTCCAGCCTACCTACGATGTGGACTTTAGGTACAAGCTGAAATCGACCCACTAG